One Perca flavescens isolate YP-PL-M2 chromosome 14, PFLA_1.0, whole genome shotgun sequence genomic window carries:
- the LOC114567668 gene encoding gastrula zinc finger protein XlCGF71.1-like, which yields MMTHTGEKPFNCSECGKRFSQKEDLKRHMMTHTGEKPFSCSVCGKRFVDRRHLNRHMMTHTGGKQFSCSDCEKIFGLKTDLERHMRTHTGEKPFSCSECKKSFTERGGLRSHMAVHTGEKPFSCSVCKKSFTERGSLQRHMVVHTGEKPFSCSVCNKSFTQRGYLRSHMAVHTGEKRFSCGVCNKRFVWHSDVKRHKCVGPMETETDGEDCQFFPQN from the coding sequence ATGatgactcacacaggagaaaaaccttttaactgctctgagtgtgggaaaaGATTTAGCCAAAAGGAAGatctgaagagacacatgatgACTCACACAGGGGAAAAGCCTTTTAGCTGCTCTGTGTGTGGGAAAAGATTTGTTGATAGGCGACATCTGAACAGACACATGATGACTCACACAGGAGGAAAACAGTTTAGCTGCTCTGATTGTGAAAAAATATTTGGCCTCAAGACAGATCTGGAgagacacatgagaactcacacaggggagaaacctttcagctgctctgagtgtaagaaatcttttacagagagaggaggTTTACGGTCACACATGgcagtccacacaggagagaagcctttcagctgctcagtttgtaagaaatcttttacagagagaggaagtttacagagacacatggtagtccacacaggagagaaacctttcagctgctcagtctgtaataaATCTTTTACTCAGAGAGGATATTTACGGTCACACATGgcagtccacacaggagagaaaagattcagctgtggtgtttgtaacaaaagatttgTCTGGCATTCTGATGTCAAAAgacataaatgtgttggtccGATGGAGACAGAaactgatggagaggactgtcaGTTTTTCCCACAGAATTAG
- the LOC114568520 gene encoding gastrula zinc finger protein XlCGF71.1-like: protein MVEESDDYDEKQETREPHSALNSLKHDSGHKKRFSCSECGKRFGFKYGLKRHMMTHTGETHFNCSECGKIFSQKAELKRHMITHTGGKQFSCCECVKIFGFKTDLERHMRTHTGEKPFSCSECDKAFAERSTLKTHMRTHTGEKPFSCSVCNKSFTERGSLRKHMVVHTGEKRFSCSICKKSFTQRGSLRSHMVVHTGEKRFSCSICKKSFTQRGYLRSHMTVHTGEKKFSCSVCNKRFAWRSHVKRHKCVSQMETEADGEECQFFPQN, encoded by the exons atggtagAGGAATCTGACGATTATGacgagaagcag gagaccagagaacctcactCAGCtctaaactctctgaaacatgattcaggACATAAGAAAcgattcagctgctctgagtgtgggaaaaGATTTGGCTTCAAGTATGgtctgaagagacacatgatgactcacacaggagaaacacattttaactgctctgagtgtgggaaaaTATTTAGCCAAAAGGCAGAGTTGAAGAGACACATGATAACTCACACAGGAGGAAAACAGTTTAGctgctgtgagtgtgtgaaaaTATTTGGCTTCAAGACAGATCTGGAgagacacatgagaactcacacaggggagaaacctttcagctgctctgagtgtgatAAAGCTTTCGCTGAACGTAGCACCCTGAAGacacacatgagaactcacacaggggaaaagcctttcagctgctcagtttgtaataaatcttttacagagagaggaagTTTACGTAAACACATGgtagtccacacaggagagaaaagattcAGCTGCTCAatttgtaagaaatcttttacacagagaggaagtttacggtcacacatggttgtccacacaggagagaaaagattcAGCTGCTCAatttgtaagaaatcttttacacagagaggATATTTACGGTCACACATGacagtccacacaggagagaaaaaattcagctgcagtgtttgtaacaaaagatttgcctGGCGTTCTCATGTCAAAAGACATAAATGTGTTAGTCAGATGGagacagaagctgatggagaggagtGTCAGTTTTTCCCACAGAATTAG